One Brassica napus cultivar Da-Ae chromosome C4, Da-Ae, whole genome shotgun sequence genomic region harbors:
- the LOC106434874 gene encoding LRR repeats and ubiquitin-like domain-containing protein At2g30105, which produces MGESTVKLTIKFGGRSIPLSVSPDATTKELKSLLQPITNVLPRGQKLIFKGKVLVETSTLKQSLVGDGAKIMLMASQGLHQGEGPVLKEASTRPISRTVVDQNKPGLVVDKNRADRWKATGVIALAQANLKEIPEEVWECGSAARVLDVSENFIREVPVRISSFVSMHKLFLQGNGLSDESIQWEGIASLKRLMLLSISHNNLTVLPSEVGSLTSLRQLDVANNKLTSLPNEIGLLTQLEIFKANNNRITSLPESIGDCSFLMEVDLSANMISELPETVTKLRKLKTLELNNTGLTNLPSVLFKMCLQLSTLGLHNTEITVESLRQLEGWGEFDERRRTKHQKQIDFRVVGSGQFDEGADKSW; this is translated from the exons ATGGGAGAATCCACCGTCAAGCTCACAATCAAATTCGGAGGAAGATCGATACCTCTCTCGGTATCACCTGACGCTACAACCAAAGAACTAAAGTCTCTTCTTCAACCCATCACCAACGTTCTTCCTCGTGGCCAGAAACTCATCTTCAAAG gTAAGGTCTTGGTAGAGACTTCGACTCTGAAGCAATCTTTGGTGGGAGATGGTGCGAAGATTATGTTAATGGCTTCTCAAGGTCTTCATCAAGGG GAAGGTCCAGTGCTTAAGGAAGCTAGTACAAGGCCAATATCTAGAACTGTTGTGGATCAGAACAAACCTGGTCTTGTTGTAGACAAGAACCGTGCTGATCGGTGGAAAGCTACAGGGGTTATTGCTTTAGCTCAAGCCAATTTGAAG GAAATACCTGAAGAAGTGTGGGAATGTGGATCTGCAGCTAGAGTGCTTGACGTTAGTGAGAACTTCATTCGAGAAGTACCTGTTCGAATCAGCTCTTTTGTCTCTATGCAT AAACTGTTTCTTCAAGGGAATGGTCTGTCTGATGAATCAATTCAATGGGAAGGGATAGCATCTCTAAAGCGTCTGATGCTTCTCTCCATTAGCCATAACAA TCTGACTGTTCTGCCATCAGAAGTGGGTTCGCTGACGTCTCTTAGACAGCTTGATGTGGCCAACAACAAGTTGACAAGTCTACCAAATGAGATAGGGCTTCTTACGCAGCTAGAGATCTTTAAAGCCAACAATAACAGAATAACTAGCCTTCCTGAGAGTATTGGAGACTGTTCCTTCCTCATGGAG GTTGATCTTTCGGCGAATATGATATCAGAACTTCCAGAGACGGTCACAAAACTGCGTAAACTAAAG ACGCTGGAGCTGAACAACACGGGGTTAACGAATCTACCATCTGTTTTGTTCAAGATGTGTTTGCAGCTGTCAACATTAGGACTCCACAACACAGAGATAACAGTTGAATCTCTCCGCCAG TTGGAAGGATGGGGTGAGTTTGATGAGAGACGACGTACGAAGCACCAGAAGCAGATTGATTTTAGGGTTGTTGGGTCTGGCCAATTCGATGAAGGCGCTGATAAATCTTGGTGA
- the LOC106434872 gene encoding ubiquitin-activating enzyme E1 1-like, whose amino-acid sequence MLESVAASSPIKKRRIDTTGDNSTISASSSVVQHMAFGNNSNRQEIDEDLHSRQLAVYGRETMRRLFASNVLVSGMHGLGAEIAKNLILAGVKSVTLHDERVVELWDLSSNFVFSEDDVGKNRADASVNKLQDLNNAVVVSSLTTCLTKEHLSPFQVVVFSDISMEKAIEFDDYCHSHQPPIAFVKADVRGLFGSVFCDFGPEFAVLDVDGEEPHTGIIASISNESQAFISCVDDERLEFEDGDLVVFSEVEGMTELNDGKPRKIKSARPYSFTLEEDTTGYGTYVKGGIVTQVKQPKLLNFKPLREALTDPGDFLFSDFSKFDRPPLLHLAFQALDRFASESGRLPVAGSEEDAQQLISIATSINTGQGDLKVENVDHKLLRSFSFGAKAVLNPMAAMFGGIVGQEVVKACSGKFHPLFQFFYFDSVESLPSEPLDSSDVSPRNSRYDAQISVFGAKLQKKLEDARVFTVGSGALGCEFLKNMALMGVSCGSQGKLTVTDDDIIEKSNLSRQFLFRDWNIGQAKSTVAASAAAAINPKFKIEALQNRVGAETENVFDDAFWENLTVVVNALDNVNARLYVDSRCLYFQKPLLESGTLGAKCNTQMVIPHLTENYGASRDPPEKQAPMCTVHSFPHNIDHCLTWARSEFEGLLEKTPAEVNAYLSSPVEYTNSMMSAGDAQARETLERIVECLEKEKCENFQDCLNWARLRFEDYFVNRVKQLIYTFPEDAATSTGAPFWSAPKRFPRPLQYSSSDPSLLNFITATAILRAETFGIPVPEWTKNPKEAAEAVDSVIVPDFEPRKDAKIVTDEKATSLTTASVDDATVINDLIAKLERCRHNLSPDFRMKPVQFEKDDDTNYHMDVISGLANMRARNYSIPEVDKLKAKFIAGRIIPAIATSTAMATGLVCLELYKVLDGGHKVEAYRNTFANLALPLFSMAEPVPPKVVKHRDMAWTVWDRWVLKGNPTLREVLQWLEDKGLNAYSISCGSCLLFNSMFPRHKERMDKKVVDLARDIAKVDLPPYRHHLDVVVACEDQDDNDVDIPLVSIYFR is encoded by the exons ATGCTTGAATCAGTTGCTGCATCGTCGCCGATCAAGAAACGCCGTATCGATACCACTGGTGATAACTCTACGATCTCAGCTTCCAGCAGCGTCGTCCAGCACATGGCTTTCGGTAATAACTCGAACCGTCAGGAGATCGACGAAGATCTGCACAGCAGGCAGCTCGCCGTGTACGGGCGCGAGACGATGAGGCGTCTCTTCGCTTCGAACGTTCTCGTCTCGGGGATGCACGGCCTTGGCGCTGAGATTG CAAAGAATCTAATTCTTGCTGGTGTGAAGTCTGTGACGCTTCATGATGAGAGAGTGGTGGAGCTATGGGACTTGTCTAGCAACTTTGTTTTCTCTGAGGATGATGTTGGCAAGAATAGGGCCGATGCTTCTGTTAACAAGTTACAGGATCTTAACAATGCTGTGGTTGTTTCTAGCTTGACCACTTGCTTAACCAAAGAGCATCTTTCTCCTTTCCAG GTTGTTGTTTTTTCTGACATAAGCATGGAAAAAGCAATTGAGTTTGATGACTATTGCCACAGCCACCAGCCTCCTATAGCTTTTGTCAAGGCTGACGTCAGGGGTCTTTTTGGCTCCgtgttttgtgattttggccctgAATTTGCAGTTCTCGATGTTGATGGGGAGGAGCCACACACAGGCATTATCGCCTCTATCTCTAATGAGAGCCAGGCCTTTATCTCCTGTGTTGACGATGAGAGACTTGAATTCGAAGATGGCGACCTTGTAGTTTTCTCTGAAGTTGAAGGTATGACGGAGCTCAATGATGGGAAACCGAGGAAGATTAAAAGCGCACGGCCTTATTCATTCACCCTCGAGGAGGACACCACAGGCTACGGAACGTATGTGAAGGGTGGGATTGTCACTCAGGTGAAACAGCCGAAGTTGCTGAATTTCAAACCCTTGAGGGAAGCGCTTACGGATCCAGGGGATTTTCTGTTTAGTGATTTCTCCAAGTTCGATCGGCCTCCGCTCCTTCATTTAGCGTTCCAGGCACTTGACCGGTTTGCTTCTGAATCTGGCAGGCTCCCTGTTGCTGGCTCGGAAGAGGACGCTCAGCAGCTTATATCCATCGCCACGTCCATCAATACTGGTCAGGGTGATTTGAAGGTGGAGAATGTTGACCATAAGCTTCTACGAAGCTTCTCCTTTGGTGCCAAAGCTGTTCTTAATCCCATGGCTGCTATGTTTGGCGGTATTGTTGGACAGGAGGTTGTCAAAGCTTGCTCTGGAAAATTCCATCCCCTCTTTCAG TTTTTCTACTTTGATTCAGTGGAGTCACTCCCCTCTGAACCTCTGGATTCTAGTGACGTTTCACCGAGAAACAGCCGGTACGATGCCCAAATATCTGTATTTGGGGCCAAGTTACAGAAGAAACTGGAAGATGCTAGAGTTTTCACAGTAGGGTCTGGTGCTCTCGGCTGCGAGTTCTTGAAAAATATGGCTCTGATGGGGGTTTCGTGTGGAAGCCAAGGGAAGTTAACAGTGACAGATGATGATATAATCGAGAAGAGCAACCTCAGTCGTCAGTTTCTATTCCGTGATTGGAACATTGGACAGGCTAAATCCACAGTTGCTGCTTCCGCTGCTGCAGCTATAAACCCCAAGTTCAAGATTGAGGCCCTGCAGAACCGTGTGGGCGCTGAGACTGAGAATGTATTTGACGATGCCTTCTGGGAGAACTTGACTGTTGTCGTCAATGCGTTAGATAATGTCAATGCGAGGCTCTACGTTGATTCGAGGTGCTTGTATTTCCAGAAGCCTCTCCTTGAGTCTGGGACTCTTGGTGCAAAGTGCAACACACAGATGGTCATCCCACATCTGACTGAAAATTACGGCGCCTCAAGGGACCCGCCAGAGAAACAGGCCCCCATGTGTACGGTGCACTCGTTCCCGCATAACATCGATCACTGTTTAACCTGGGCTCGCTCTGAGTTCGAGGGTCTGCTTGAGAAGACTCCCGCTGAAGTGAATGCATATCTCTCTAGCCCGGTTGAGTACACTAACTCAATGATGAGTGCTGGCGATGCTCAGGCGAGGGAGACGTTGGAGAGGATCGTTGAGTGCCTTGAAAAGGAGAAGTGTGAGAACTTCCAGGACTGCTTAAACTGGGCTCGACTCAGGTTTGAGGATTACTTTGTGAACCGTGTGAAGCAATTGATATACACATTTCCTGAAGATGCTGCGACAAGTACGGGAGCTCCATTCTGGTCTGCTCCAAAAAGATTCCCACGTCCGCTCCAGTACTCCTCTTCTGACCCAAGCCTCCTTAACTTCATCACGGCGACTGCTATTTTAAGAGCAGAGACATTTGGGATCCCTGTGCCTGAGTGGACCAAAAACCCAAAGGAAGCAGCTGAAGCTGTAGACAGTGTGATAGTCCCAGACTTTGAGCCAAGGAAAGATGCAAAGATTGTGACGGATGAGAAAGCCACCAGTTTAACCACTGCTTCGGTGGATGACGCTACAGTCATCAACGACCTCATTGCTAAGCTTGAGCGGTGTAGGCATAACTTGTCCCCAGATTTCAGGATGAAACCAGTTCAGTTCGAAAAG GATGATGATACAAACTACCACATGGACGTGATATCGGGTCTTGCCAACATGAGGGCCAGGAACTACAGCATACCTGAAGTCGACAAGCTGAAAGCAAAGTTCATTGCAGGGAGAATCATCCCAGCCATTGCGACCTCAACAGCCATGGCTACTGGTCTTGTCTGCCTCGAACTTTACAAGGTCCTTGATGGAGGACACAAAGTGGAAGCCTACAGGAACACATTTGCCAACCTGGCGCTGCCACTCTTCTCCATGGCCGAACCGGTTCCGCCGAAGGTGGTGAAGCACCGCGACATGGCTTGGACCGTTTGGGACAGATGGGTTCTGAAAGGAAACCCAACACTGCGTGAGGTGTTGCAGTGGCTGGAGGACAAAGGGCTTAACGCTTACAGCATCTCCTGCGGAAGCTGTCTCCTGTTCAACAGTATGTTCCCGAGGCACAAGGAGAGGATGGACAAGAAAGTGGTGGACCTCGCTAGGGATATTGCTAAAGTGGATTTGCCGCCTTACCGTCACCATCTTGATGTAGTGGTGGCTTGTGAGGATCAAGATGACAATGACGTCGATATTCCTCTCGTCTCTATCTATTTCAGGTGa